A part of Diachasmimorpha longicaudata isolate KC_UGA_2023 chromosome 11, iyDiaLong2, whole genome shotgun sequence genomic DNA contains:
- the LOC135167662 gene encoding zinc finger protein 62-like produces MSYQFQEALATTSDPSPSSGVFYLTKNLNGCEYYSCKQCSLISLDQNAIEQHVRGHDSQVNCPNKTNLQCFGCENIFFSRDSLLSHAIHDHQLTESCAAILISKLHIEDKKGNSGEIQETGMNKQNNDNEAVSDIEIPSKSCGDPSKSDIIPREPEIANRRLDISIPLEQEIINDLNDSQNDSDGNADDCEASDAPENSLEKRSSRKKKDLAVLGFKCDTEGCNVRLLAEENISYHKKCHNAQGNGGTEAFTCPECQEFFSNRWCTMAGHLWRSHLVDMELHTCDLCNYKTPSLSKLTHQHRGIHGNERPFVCEFCGKGFKTSKQLRSHRTSHKSDDKNAFECDKCQRVFKTCRLLKLHCNSTHKDCKPFTCNFCDYSAATRSGLKLHLRRHTGEKPFSCDQCAYSTGDHNSLRRHKLRHLGLKPYNCPHCSYACIQSSTYKVHLKNKHPGLDEGIMFSCQYCSYRTLKREKLLTHITKHTEFPSDSRQNDKD; encoded by the exons atgTCGTATCAGTTTCAAGAAGCGCTAGCAACGACCTCGGACCCTTCTCCCAGCTCCGGTGTATTCTAcctgacgaaaaatttgaatgGTTGTGAATATTACAGCTGTAAACAGTGTTCTCTCATATCTCTGGACCAAAATGCAATTGAACAACACGTACGTGGACACGATTCTCAGGTCAACTGTCCGAACAAAACGAATTTACAATGTTTTGGATGTGAGAATATATTCTTCTCAAGAGACTCGTTGTTGTCACACGCTATACATGACCATCAG TTGACAGAATCTTGCGCAGCAATATTGATCAGCAAATTGCATATCGAGGATAAGAAAGGAAATTCAGGAGAGATTCAGGAGACTGGAATGAACAAACAGAACAACGATAATGAGGCAGTCAGTGACATAGAAATCCCATCAAAATCGTGCGGGGACCCATCAAAGTCTGACATAATCCCTCGTGAACCTGAAATTGCCAATAGAAGGCTAGACATTTCCATTCCCCTCGAGCAGGAGATAATAAATGACTTGAATGACAGTCAAAATGATTCTGATGGGAATGCGGATGACTGTGAGGCTTCAGATGCACCTGAGAACTCCCTAGAAAAGAGGAGTTCCAGAAAGAAAAAAGATCTTGCAGTTCTGGGGTTTAAGTGTGACACGGAGGGCTGCAATGTTCGCCTATTGGCAGAAGAGAATATTTCGTACCACAAGAAGTGTCACAATGCCCAGGGGAATGGAGGGACAGAGGCGTTCACGTGTCCAGAGTGCCAGGAGTTTTTCTCTAATCGCTGGTGCACAATGGCTGGCCATTTGTGGCGATCACATCTAGTGGATATGGAACTGCACACCTGTGACTTGTGTAACTACAAAACTCCCAGTCTGAGTAAATTGACTCATCAGCATCGAGGGATTCATGGAAATGAGAGGCCTTTTGTATGTGAATTCTGTGGTAAAGGTTTCAAGACTTCAAAGCAATTGAGGTCTCACAGGACATCACACAAGTCGGATGATAAAAACGCTTTTGAGTGTGACAAGTGCCAAAGAGTATTTAAGACTTGCAGATTATTAAAGTTACATTGTAATTCAACGCATAAAGACTGTAAACCGTTCACTTGTAATTTTTGCGATTACTCTGCTGCAACAAGGAGTGGACTAAAGCTTCATTTAAGAAGACATACCGGAGAAAAACCGTTCTCGTGTGATCAATGTGCTTATTCCACTGGAGATCACAACTCTCTCAGAAGACATAAATTACGACACTTGGGATTGAAGCCCTATAATTGTCCACACTGCAGTTATGCCTGCATACAATCGTCCACTTACAAAGTTCATTTGAAGAATAAACATCCAGGGCTAGATGAGGGTATAATGTTCTCCTGCCAGTACTGTTCCTATCGAACATTAAAACGTGAGAAACTATTGACTCACATCACCAAACACACAGAATTCCCCAGTGATTCCAGGCAAAATGAcaaggattga
- the LOC135167676 gene encoding uncharacterized protein LOC135167676 produces MDDHKVESQISSLWREGKWEDIINFGKSWNYEAWRILWVWPSMNDLDWIKEIILEHQVQGIISVGCGTGLLEWIIQQCTKCEVIGVEADKCWWQSKYSPTMYLNKIMFVTEANSTVDIPSNYAMLFCYFNDGDAFYDYMKNYSGRVIFIIGPDKNQNRCTDPLPFDGKLNELGWRLSRARKLDNEKDFFTVYVRLKSVDNNK; encoded by the exons ATGGATGATCACAAGGTAGAGAGTCAGATTAGTTCCCTCTGGAGAGAGGGGAAATGGGAGGATATTATCAATTTTGGAAAAAGCTGGAATTACGAGGCCTGGAGGATTCTTTGGGTTTGGCCTTCCATGAATGATTTGGACTGGATCAAGGAGATCATACTGGAGCACCAAGTACAGGGAATCATCAGTGTTGGATGTGGAACGGGATTATTAGAGTGGATTATACAACAATGTACTA AGTGTGAGGTCATTGGAGTTGAAGCAGACAAATGTTGGTGGCAGAGCAAGTACTCACCGACAATGTACCTGAACAAAATCATGTTCGTCACCGAAGCTAACTCCACTGTTGACATACCATCTAACTATGCCATGTTGTTTTGTTATTTCAATGATGGCGATGCTTTCTACGAttacatgaaaaattactcaGGGAGAGTAATCTTTATCATTGGACCAGATAAAAACCAGAACCGTTGCACAGATCCCTTGCCCTTTGATGGTAAACTGAATGAACTTGGATGGAGACTTAGCAGAGCTCGAAAGTTGGATaatgaaaaagattttttcactGTATACGTTCGCTTGAAATCCGtagataataataaatga
- the Orc1 gene encoding origin recognition complex subunit 1, with the protein MMSVIVCDDNGYRSTDLYDNNKPQQNKKFTSPENLRAFLESEEESNLSDSTFEISQDSDHEADQSTALIDQGRDTRRKRVIREAKFPNVSQSPAEVTVEEEDDLRTPEKIIKRKRSKSDSSDQDDSFGSPEIPCTGSPVTYHLYETNSTKIIIKKSMSAKKPQTRAKKFSEKDISSMLEADDDEEIFDRPKRNPEDGGTPQRLTRAVTRIVDAKTPRSSSRIRGQTPEVPSADEVSLRMKFRRSTDQSNYKVEALEPEVLERRASLRTTIVLPKRFVDTGLDNTPGRKTPTRHKKHVQYQEKFSDFDDSLTPKKSSRLGTPKSVRKTPSRNTKPVQYCEQSPDLDDSINTPKRQSRQTKTPKRDNYLQVEISTPTSRSNHPKTPKSSILKSVPTTPSGRPRRSTRVQLYVDNNKDEGDENDTNRGNTDESDNEALPRRTFDRNRRLLSQETPMTPKKSVTIVEETGTPKKTQTKAGPRTLRKTRRSSTSEDEPMTPKRVFRSASLIEEPVTPKQKGKAKAHTPSLKHKALTPSMHQRAATVGKPKTALQEARAQLHVSAVPKSLPCREEEFNDIFTFLQRKLLDHSSGCIYISGVPGTGKTATVNEVIRCLRKLVSKGDLEEFNFLEINGMKLTEPRQAYVQILKQLNGQSLTSEQAYQHLEKRFTKSTGHRAMTLLLVDELDLLCNKRQDVVYNLLDWPAKQGAQLVVLTIANTMDLPERVLMGRVTSRLGLTRLTFQPYNHKQLQEIVTTRLKDSDAFRSEAIQLVARKVAAVSGDARRALDICRRATEIAEMNGGKIVSMQDVNEALTEMIASAKVQAIKHCSEMEKVFLQAVCAEITRTGVEEAVFQSVYKQMEALCSFEGVKTPNISQTLEICARLSANRLLLCEHSRADVFQRILLNVSADDIHFALQDVQI; encoded by the exons ATGATGTCAGTGATCGTCTGCGATGACAATGGTTATCGTTCGACTGACCTTTATGACAACAACAAACCCcagcagaataaaaaattcacttcGCCCGAGAATTTGAGAGCGTTCCTGGAGAGTGAGGAAGAATCTAACCTCTCTGACAGTACTTTCGAAATTAGCCAGGATTCGGACCATGAAGCTGATCAATCTACTGCACTGATTGACCAGGGGAGAGATACTAGAAGGAAGAGAGTAATTCGAGAGGCGAAATTTCCAAATGTCTCCCAGAGTCCTGCTGAGGTAACTGTAGAGGAAGAAGACGACCTAAGAACTCCTGAGAAGATAATCAAACGCAAGAGATCGAAGAGTGACAGCTCGGATCAGGACGATTCATTCGGTTCCCCCGAAATTCCATGCACTG gttCCCCAGTGACCTATCACCTCTACGAGACTAATAGCACaaagataattattaaaaaatcaatgagtgCGAAGAAGCCCCAGACGAGAGCCAAAAAGTTCTCGGAAAAGGACATAAGTTCTATGCTCGAGGCAGACGatgatgaagaaatttttgacAGACCTAAGAGAAATCCTGAAGATGGGGGAACTCCACAACGTCTCACACGAGCTGTTACGAGGATAGTTGATGCCAAAACTCCTCGAAGTTCCTCGAGAATTCGAGGGCAGACACCAGAGGTTCCAAGCGCAGACGAGGTATCTCTGAGAATGAAATTCAGACGTTCGACTGATCAGAGCAACTACAAAGTCGAGGCTCTGGAGCCTGAGGTACTTGAGAGAAGAGCATCCCTGAGAACTACAATTGTCCTTCCTAAAAGATTCGTAGACACAGGTCTGGATAACACTCCAGGAAGGAAAACCCCAACAAGACATAAAAAACATGTACAGTATCAAGAGAAATTCAGTGATTTCGATGACTCCCTAACTCCTAAGAAATCCTCTAGACTGGGAACTCCAAAATCCGTTAGAAAAACTCCTTCAAGAAATACAAAACCAGTTCAATACTGTGAACAATCCCCTGATCTGGACGATTCAATTAACACCCCAAAGCGACAATCGCGACAAACAAAGACCCCCAAGAGAGATAATTATCTTCAGGTGGAAATTTCCACCCCCACGAGTCGTTCAAACCATCCCAAGACCCCCAAATCCAGTATTCTGAAATCAGTTCCCACGACTCCCAGTGGACGACCTCGAAGGAGCACAAGAGTACAGTTATACGTAGATAACAACAAAGACGAGGGAGACGAGAATGACACGAATAGAGGGAATACAGACGAGAGTGATAACGAGGCTCTCCCCAGAAGGACTTTCGATAGAAACAGAAGATTGCTCTCCCAGGAGACCCCGATGACTCCGAAAAAATCAGTGACAATTGTTGAAGAAACCGGGACACCGAAAAAAACACAGACAAAAGCGGGCCCCAGAACCCTTAGAAAGACTCGTAGGTCATCCACTTCAGAGGATGAGCCCATGACTCCAAAACGTGTTTTCAGGTCAGCTTCTCTCATCGAGGAACCTGTAACTCCGAAGCAAAAAGGAAAAGCCAAGGCCCACACTCCATCCCTGAAGCACAAAGCATTGACCCCCTCTATGCACCAGAGAGCTGCAACAGTGGGCAAACCGAAGACAGCTCTTCAGGAAGCCAGAGCCCAACTTCACGTGAGTGCAGTTCCCAAGTCTCTTCCCTGCCGAGAGGAAGAGTTCAACGACATTTTCACGTTTCTCCAACGAAAGTTACTGGACCACAGCAGTGGATGTATCTACATCAGTGGAGTCCCTGGAACTGGCAAAACAGCAACAGTCAACGAGGTCATCCGGTGCCTGAGAAAATTAGTATCAAAGGGCGATCTCGAGGAGTTTAATTTCCTGGAGATCAATGGAATGAAATTAACTGAACCCAGACAAGCTTATGTTCAAATTCTGAAACAGCTGAATGGACAGAGTTTGACATCAGAGCAAGCTTATCAACACCTGGAGAAACGTTTCACGAAGTCGACTGGACACAGAGCCATGACCCTTCTGCTTGTTGATGAACTTGATCTCTTGTGTAATAAACGCCAGGATGTTGTTTATAATCTGCTGGATTGGCCTGCTAAACAGGGAGCTCAGCTGGTGGTGCTGACTATTGCTAACACCATGGATCTTCCTGAGAGAGTCCTCATGGGGAGAGTTACATCGAGACTGGGGTTGACTCGTCTGACATTTCAGCCTTACAATCACAAGCAGCTGCAGGAGATTGTCACGACGAGACTTAAGGACTCTGATGCATTCAGAAGTGAAGCTATACAATTAGTTGCCAGAAAAGTTGCTGCTGTCTCTGGGGATGCTAGACGGGCTCTGGACATTTGCAGGAGGGCTACAGAGATCGCGGAAATGAATGGAGGGAAAATAGTCTCCATGCAGGACGTCAATGAGGCCCTCACGGAGATGATCGCCAGTGCTAAGGTACAAGCTATTAAACATTGTTCAGAGATGGAGAAAGTCTTCCTCCAAGCTGTCTGCGCTGAAATCACTCGCACTGGAGTGGAAGAGGCTGTCTTCCAGAGTGTCTATAAACAGATGGAAGCGCTGTGCTCATTCGAAGGAGTTAAAACCCCAAATATTAGTCAGACCTTGGAGATCTGCGCGAGATTGAGTGCTAATAGACTTCTGCTTTGCGAACACTCGAGAGCGGATGTCTTTCAGAGGATATTGCTAAATGTCTCTGCTGATGATATTCATTTTGCACTACAGGACGtccaaatttga
- the LOC135167661 gene encoding splicing factor 3A subunit 3-like, whose product METILEQQRRYHEERERLMDAMVKELLHKKPGHRESINSEHRLKMLLDQFMDSTGQLQELYEDKDGQRKEEVQALSGPNEFSEFYTRLKSIKEFYRRHPNEISVPMSVEFEELAKMRENPTEELSNLVEFTDEEGYGKYLDLHECYEKYVNLKGIEKIDYITYLSTFDHLFDIPRERKNAEYRRYVETLLEYLADYIGRVKPIQDLHADLTDCQKDFEVQWENCTFPGWPKETGSALANVGAHLELSGFSSWEELASLGLDRLKSALMALGLKCGGTLEERAQRLWKTKNGAQLDPNSLVKNKNKKGGKGKDNEKQKEIARLEAQVYKLAELVSNQRVATKENVQRKQARTEGERGDSDAEASASESEEEDDNEVPYNPKNLPLGWDGKPIPYWLYKLHGLNISYNCEICGNFTYKGPKAFQRHFAEWRHAHGMRCLGIPNTAHFANVTQIEDALALWEKLKAQKQAERWQPEQEEEFEDSLGNVVNRKTYEDLKRQGLL is encoded by the exons ATGGAGACGATCTTAGAGCAACAGCGTCGGTATCATGAAGAAAGGGAGAGGCTGATGGACGCAATGGTTAAGGAATTGCTTCACAAGAAACCGGGACATCGGGAAAGTATCAATTCAGAGCATCGGCTCAAGATGCTACTCGATCAGTTTATGGATAGCACAGGACAGTTGCAGGAGTTGTATGAAGATAAAGATGGACAGCGCAAGGAAgag GTACAAGCTCTGTCTGGTCCCAACGAATTCTCCGAGTTCTACACACGTCTGAAGTCCATCAAAGAGTTTTACCGTCGTCATCCCAACGAAATAAGCGTCCCCATGTCGGTGGAGTTCGAGGAGTTAGCTAAAATGCGTGAGAATCCAACAGAGGAGCTCTCAAACCTCGTAGAATTCACAGACGAGGAGGGCTACGGAAAATACCTGGATCTTCACGAATGCTACGAGAAGTACGTCAATCTCAAAGGAATTGAGAAAATTGACTACATAACGTACTTATCAACCTTCGACCACCTCTTCGATATTCCCAGAGAGCGTAAGAACGCTGAATATCGTCGTTACGTCGAGACACTCCTGGAGTATCTCGCTGACTACATAGGCAGAGTTAAGCCTATTCAAGATCTGCACGCAGACTTGACTGATTGTCAGAAGGATTTTGAGGTACAGTGGGAGAATTGTACATTCCCAGGGTGGCCCAAGGAGACAGGCAGTGCATTGGCCAATGTTGGAGCTCATCTGGAGCTCTCTGGCTTCTCCTCTTGGGAGGAGCTTGCCTCTCTAGGGCTCGATCGATTGAAATCAGCTCTGATGGCCCTGGGACTGAAATGTGGAGGAACTCTGGAGGAACGAGCTCAGAGATTATGGAAAACCAAGAATGGTGCACAGCTGGATCCCAATTCTTtagtcaaaaataaaaataaaaaagggggaaagggAAAAGATAATGAGAAGCAAAAGGAAATTGCTCGACTGGAGGCGCAAGTTTATAAATTAGCTGAGTTGGTATCGAATCAGCGTGTTGCTACCAAAGAGAATGTTCAGAGGAAGCAGGCCAGGACGGAAGGAGAACGAGGAGATTCAGATGCTGAGGCCAGTGCCAGTGAGTCAGAGGAGGAGGATGATAATGAAGTCCCATACAATCCTAAGAATTTACCCTTGGGATGGGATGGAAAGCCAATTCCTTATTGGCTTTATAAATTGCATGGACTTAATATCAGTTATAATTGTGAAATATGTGGTAATTTCACGTATAAAGGACCTAAGGCCTTCCAGAGGCATTTTGCTGAATGGCGACATGCTCATGGTATGCGGTGCCTGGGCATTCCCAACACTGCGCATTTTGCCAACGTCACACAGATTGAGGATGCACTGGCGTTGTGGGAGAAATTGAAGGCTCAGAAGCAGGCTGAGAGGTGGCAGCCTGAGCAGGAGGAGGAGTTTGAGGATTCACTGGGGAATGTCGTCAATAGGAAAACGTATGAGGATCTTAAACGACAGGGActtctttga